Proteins encoded within one genomic window of Kibdelosporangium phytohabitans:
- a CDS encoding amidohydrolase family protein, whose translation MNTHTRRAVLGAGLAAGIGTVLASPTLAAVSAGTAQRGVAFTHATVIDPARGRILPDVTVLVRGGEIAAVGPAVRVPQGTQVVDLRGKYVIPGLADLHVHSNGFEAIEPPLYIANGVTTVREMSGTPTVHDWRRRIEAGSLLGPRWAIGSQIVDGKPSIWNPEFLAVVQVADAAEARAAVRQQVAQGADFIKVYSRLSRAALVEIAAETRRQGVPFAGHVPDSMSITQTADLGIGTIEHLYGMFYATSWRETRLREQLARIKLELGDYNGWFNRTRTVEYAALRSYSPVKARELFERLARRRTRIVPTLTMHNGLAHARELSQRDDPRRKYLPAAALAALDFALNELYLKGRDPSLDAGWAELFQAQQRVVGDLHRAGVPLMTGTDIGTPGAVPGFSLHDELVLLVGAGLSPMDALRAATAEPAGYLGTRTGRVTEGYAADLVVLDANPLHDIRNTQRIIGVVARGRYLDHATREQLLRDVASAAKSMPPTATLAATCACHHAHP comes from the coding sequence ATGAATACTCACACACGTCGTGCCGTCCTCGGTGCCGGACTGGCCGCGGGCATCGGTACTGTCCTGGCCTCGCCGACGTTGGCTGCTGTCTCTGCCGGGACGGCACAGCGCGGTGTCGCGTTCACCCATGCGACAGTGATCGACCCGGCGCGCGGACGGATCCTGCCCGACGTGACGGTCCTGGTGCGCGGAGGAGAGATCGCGGCGGTCGGGCCCGCTGTGCGGGTGCCGCAGGGCACTCAGGTTGTGGACCTGCGCGGCAAGTACGTCATTCCCGGCCTGGCTGATCTGCACGTGCACAGCAACGGGTTCGAGGCGATCGAGCCGCCGCTGTACATCGCCAACGGGGTGACCACCGTCCGCGAGATGTCCGGGACGCCGACGGTGCACGACTGGCGGCGCCGGATCGAGGCCGGTTCGCTGCTGGGGCCGCGCTGGGCGATAGGCAGTCAGATCGTCGACGGCAAGCCGTCGATCTGGAACCCGGAGTTCCTGGCTGTCGTCCAGGTCGCCGATGCCGCAGAAGCGCGGGCCGCGGTCCGCCAGCAGGTGGCGCAGGGCGCGGACTTCATCAAGGTCTACTCGCGGCTGTCGCGTGCGGCACTGGTCGAGATCGCGGCGGAAACGCGCAGGCAGGGCGTGCCGTTCGCCGGTCACGTCCCGGACTCGATGTCCATCACGCAAACAGCTGACCTGGGAATCGGCACCATCGAGCACCTGTACGGGATGTTCTACGCGACGTCCTGGCGGGAGACGCGGCTGCGCGAGCAACTGGCCCGGATCAAACTCGAACTCGGCGACTACAACGGCTGGTTCAACCGGACCCGTACGGTCGAGTACGCCGCCTTGCGCAGCTACAGTCCGGTGAAGGCGCGCGAGCTGTTCGAGCGGCTGGCGCGGCGGAGAACAAGGATCGTCCCAACACTGACCATGCACAACGGACTGGCTCACGCCCGTGAGTTGAGTCAGCGCGACGACCCTCGGCGCAAGTACCTGCCCGCGGCGGCGTTGGCAGCACTGGACTTCGCTCTGAACGAGCTGTACCTCAAGGGCCGTGACCCGTCGCTCGACGCAGGGTGGGCGGAGCTGTTCCAGGCACAGCAACGGGTGGTGGGGGACTTGCACCGTGCGGGCGTACCCCTGATGACCGGTACCGACATCGGGACTCCCGGCGCGGTCCCGGGGTTCTCCTTGCACGACGAACTCGTCCTGCTGGTCGGGGCCGGACTGTCACCGATGGACGCGTTGCGTGCCGCGACCGCCGAACCCGCCGGATATCTCGGAACACGCACCGGGCGTGTCACCGAGGGATACGCCGCCGATCTGGTTGTTCTCGACGCGAACCCGTTGCACGACATCCGCAACACACAGCGCATCATCGGTGTGGTCGCCCGCGGCCGGTACCTCGACCACGCCACTCGCGAGCAGCTGCTGCGCGACGTGGCGTCCGCGGCCAAGAGCATGCCACCCACCGCAACCCTGGCAGCCACCTGCGCGTGCCACCACGCGCACCCATGA
- a CDS encoding cytochrome P450: protein MVVGRIAVNAVARAPGRLPLLGHLVHLKRDPLGFLTSLPDYGDLVEIQLGGEPAIVVCDAELTRQVFVNDRTYDKGGPMFENARSFCGNGLVTCRRDVHRTQRRLTQAAFHRGRMAGYAHRMASQIVAQTDAWSDGQVIDVLAELMSLSTKTLVETVFCDTLDRNKFPAMHANINTLVYGVLREMITPPHLKGLPGFSSRRFRAACADVRTTILTAVANARATGQKSGAVLTALVNACDEHGRRRLSDQDLNDIMTTIFLAGTETTATTLTWCLYLAAAHPEVAQRLRREADAVLSGKAATYEDIPHLTYATQVIMETQRLYPTAWILTRRTTRPAVLAGQRIPAGRTIICSPYLIHHRRDLYPEPDVFDPGRPAPARGTYVPFGGGARRCIGDEFGTIEMTLALSTIAAAWSLEIVRPPTVKVGVLIRPYGLRMRVRRRC from the coding sequence GTGGTGGTGGGAAGGATCGCGGTGAACGCGGTCGCGCGGGCACCCGGCCGGCTGCCGCTCCTCGGTCACCTTGTCCACCTGAAACGAGACCCACTGGGTTTCCTCACCTCCCTGCCGGACTACGGAGATCTCGTGGAGATCCAGCTCGGTGGGGAACCCGCCATCGTGGTGTGCGACGCCGAGCTCACGCGCCAGGTGTTCGTCAACGACCGCACCTACGACAAAGGCGGCCCGATGTTCGAGAACGCCAGATCGTTCTGCGGCAACGGACTCGTGACCTGCCGGCGCGACGTGCACCGCACCCAGCGCAGGCTCACCCAGGCGGCCTTCCACCGCGGCCGGATGGCCGGATACGCCCACAGGATGGCGTCCCAGATCGTGGCGCAGACAGACGCGTGGTCCGACGGTCAGGTCATCGACGTGCTGGCCGAACTGATGAGTCTGTCAACCAAGACGTTGGTGGAGACGGTCTTCTGCGACACCTTGGATCGAAACAAGTTCCCCGCCATGCACGCCAACATCAACACCCTGGTGTACGGCGTGCTGCGTGAGATGATCACACCACCCCACCTCAAAGGGCTCCCCGGCTTCAGCTCCCGCAGGTTCCGTGCGGCCTGCGCCGACGTCCGCACGACCATCCTCACCGCAGTCGCGAACGCACGTGCCACTGGGCAGAAGTCGGGCGCGGTTCTCACCGCACTCGTCAACGCCTGCGACGAGCACGGCCGGCGGCGGCTCAGCGACCAGGACCTCAACGACATCATGACCACGATCTTCCTCGCCGGGACGGAAACCACCGCCACCACCTTGACCTGGTGTCTCTATCTGGCGGCTGCGCATCCTGAGGTCGCGCAACGCCTGCGGCGGGAGGCGGACGCGGTCCTGTCCGGCAAGGCCGCCACCTACGAGGACATTCCCCACCTGACGTACGCGACCCAGGTGATCATGGAAACCCAGCGGCTGTACCCGACCGCGTGGATACTGACCCGCCGCACGACCCGTCCCGCAGTCCTTGCCGGGCAACGGATACCGGCAGGCAGGACGATCATCTGCAGTCCCTACCTGATTCACCACCGGCGCGACTTGTACCCGGAACCGGACGTGTTCGACCCAGGCCGGCCCGCCCCGGCCCGTGGCACGTACGTCCCGTTCGGCGGCGGTGCGCGCCGTTGTATCGGGGACGAGTTCGGCACCATCGAGATGACACTGGCGCTGAGCACCATCGCCGCGGCGTGGTCGCTCGAGATCGTCCGACCGCCGACCGTCAAAGTAGGTGTACTCATCAGGCCATATGGTCTGCGCATGCGGGTGCGTCGGCGATGCTGA